One stretch of Pantanalinema sp. DNA includes these proteins:
- a CDS encoding type II secretion system protein produces MKNLMTRKKAQRGFTLIELAIIIAVLGILGAVGAVKISSMNEDAKRAGAFSALGNARSALAMAVAKSNGQDVTEAMLLANMDNAVSKADGKTITWDKYSIEYAKTGNSISGIATASYIP; encoded by the coding sequence ATGAAGAATTTGATGACCCGCAAGAAGGCGCAGCGCGGCTTCACCTTGATCGAGCTCGCGATCATCATCGCGGTGCTCGGCATCCTTGGTGCTGTCGGCGCGGTCAAGATCTCGTCGATGAACGAGGACGCCAAGCGAGCGGGTGCATTCAGCGCACTCGGCAATGCGCGATCGGCCCTTGCAATGGCGGTCGCCAAGAGCAACGGCCAGGACGTCACCGAGGCGATGCTGCTCGCGAACATGGACAATGCCGTTTCAAAGGCGGATGGCAAGACGATCACCTGGGACAAGTACTCGATCGAGTACGCGAAGACCGGCAACTCGATCAGTGGGATCGCCACGGCTTCCTACATCCCCTAA
- a CDS encoding secretin N-terminal domain-containing protein, which translates to MSTNLALARLACAFTLGVALASPALAAPMEDPTALKGGAFERTVSVSIANLPLKDAIRLVAQKGRLNVVVEDDLSQTVNLDLKDVRLGDALQSLLAMGGLQAFKQGSVLAVVGRKQAFERGLLSGGSRVFTLRYASAKRIAEFLNSSALTRPYVGGQTSTTNQAGQQMELAKADPRTNSVLVVGAPGDIALAERTIASLDRPRERRIYKLSHANAVQVASLLNATVFNNGNKASETESLNIEAETVTEGQGGASTGSGTELSDTASMVRHRKLQSQTVQVEAKDSVAVPDSRSNSVIVLGSAETLAIADEVIPQLDRRLKQVAIDVEVIETGSRQALELGAALSGGQNALGASFDPTGANPGLTITYDPSLNLTSVFRAKLNALVQSKQAKLLAHPTILATDNSESQINIVDEVIKGMKISNPNLLNNATTAVPGVIVAEPIFGNAGVTLNILPKVGEDGTVTLRLHPSVSSVRETQKDSFNNTLSLLSRRELIAQQVTIKSGGTLALGGLTQTSTLSTRNKFPILGDIPLLGHLFSSTSNQQTQTELMIVVTPRVLPD; encoded by the coding sequence ATGTCCACCAACCTGGCCCTTGCTCGTCTCGCCTGCGCCTTCACCCTCGGCGTCGCTCTCGCTTCGCCCGCGCTGGCCGCGCCCATGGAGGATCCGACGGCGCTCAAGGGGGGGGCCTTCGAGCGGACCGTCTCGGTGTCGATCGCGAACCTGCCCCTCAAGGACGCCATCCGCCTGGTCGCCCAGAAGGGACGCCTCAACGTGGTGGTCGAGGACGACCTTTCCCAGACGGTGAACCTGGACCTCAAGGACGTGCGGCTGGGTGACGCCCTCCAGTCCCTGCTCGCCATGGGCGGGCTCCAGGCCTTCAAGCAGGGGAGCGTGCTCGCCGTGGTCGGGCGCAAGCAGGCCTTCGAGCGGGGCCTGCTCTCGGGCGGGTCGCGGGTCTTCACCCTGCGCTACGCGAGCGCCAAGCGCATCGCCGAGTTCCTCAACTCCTCGGCCCTGACCAGGCCCTACGTGGGGGGGCAGACCAGCACCACCAATCAGGCGGGCCAGCAGATGGAGCTGGCCAAGGCCGATCCGCGCACCAACTCGGTGCTGGTGGTGGGGGCGCCTGGGGACATCGCCCTGGCCGAGCGCACCATCGCCTCGCTCGACAGGCCTCGCGAGCGCCGGATCTACAAGCTGAGCCATGCCAACGCCGTGCAGGTCGCCTCGCTGCTCAACGCCACGGTCTTCAACAACGGCAACAAGGCGAGCGAGACCGAGAGCCTGAACATCGAGGCCGAGACCGTGACCGAGGGCCAGGGCGGAGCCAGCACCGGCTCGGGGACCGAGCTCAGCGATACCGCCTCGATGGTGCGCCACCGCAAGCTCCAGAGCCAGACCGTCCAGGTCGAGGCCAAGGACTCGGTGGCGGTGCCTGACAGCCGCAGCAACTCGGTCATCGTCCTGGGCTCGGCCGAGACCCTCGCGATCGCCGACGAGGTCATTCCCCAGCTCGATCGTCGCCTCAAGCAGGTGGCCATCGATGTCGAGGTGATCGAGACCGGAAGCCGCCAGGCCCTGGAGCTGGGTGCCGCCCTGAGCGGCGGGCAGAACGCGCTCGGGGCCTCGTTCGACCCCACCGGCGCGAACCCCGGCCTCACGATCACCTACGACCCCTCGCTCAACCTGACCAGCGTGTTCCGCGCCAAGCTGAACGCGCTGGTGCAGAGCAAGCAGGCCAAGCTGCTCGCCCATCCGACCATCCTCGCCACCGACAACTCCGAGAGCCAGATCAACATCGTGGACGAGGTGATCAAGGGGATGAAGATCTCCAACCCCAACCTCTTGAACAACGCCACGACTGCGGTCCCCGGCGTGATCGTCGCCGAGCCGATCTTCGGGAACGCCGGGGTCACCCTCAACATCCTTCCGAAAGTGGGCGAGGACGGCACGGTGACCCTGCGCCTCCATCCCTCGGTCTCGTCGGTCCGCGAGACCCAGAAGGACTCCTTCAACAACACCCTCTCGCTCTTGAGCCGCCGCGAGCTGATCGCGCAGCAGGTCACCATCAAGTCCGGGGGCACCCTCGCGCTGGGCGGCCTGACCCAGACCAGCACCCTCTCGACCCGCAACAAGTTCCCGATCCTGGGGGACATCCCGCTCCTGGGCCACCTGTTCAGCAGCACGAGCAACCAGCAGACCCAGACGGAGCTGATGATCGTGGTGACCCCGAGGGTCCTGCCCGATTAG
- a CDS encoding type II secretion system F family protein, which yields MPTFLYRAVDLESQKQVEGSIEAQDDREARGALRARGILPLHMDPVEVETVQAAWVTRLVEMATFRPVKAGELSIFIQQLSALLDAGLPIVEVMVILEDQVSNPTLRAAVAEIRKDLLGGTMLSEALSRHPRVFSPLFVSLAQAGEVSGALGVMLERLAETTEKNLEIERKVRGALTYPAILAVTLTLVVGVMMTFVVPTFEGLYQKAHNKLPLPTQILLGISHGLRDHGGLIALFVVFLGIALAWFSRTEVGGLALDRLWLRLPVIGRLIVEQSANTFTRAFATVYGAGVPIVSALENCRRIVGNRAINDVIAQAEEGVKAGNSLSSGLIGTPYFPRVLAQMIAVGESSGQIEELASKGVSFSDKEIDFKIKQLTAMMEPAMTVVMGLVVGFIALALYLPMFDMPSLLKG from the coding sequence ATGCCAACCTTCCTCTACCGCGCCGTCGATCTAGAGTCCCAGAAGCAGGTCGAGGGCTCGATCGAGGCCCAGGACGATCGCGAGGCGCGTGGCGCCCTGCGCGCGCGCGGCATCCTGCCGCTGCACATGGACCCGGTCGAGGTCGAGACCGTCCAGGCCGCCTGGGTGACCCGTCTGGTCGAGATGGCGACCTTCCGCCCGGTCAAGGCCGGCGAGCTGTCCATCTTCATCCAGCAGCTCTCGGCGCTCCTCGACGCGGGCCTGCCCATCGTCGAGGTCATGGTGATCCTGGAGGACCAGGTCAGCAACCCCACCCTGCGCGCGGCGGTCGCGGAGATCCGCAAGGACCTGCTCGGCGGGACGATGCTCAGCGAGGCCCTTTCGCGCCATCCCCGCGTCTTCTCGCCGCTGTTCGTCAGCCTGGCCCAGGCGGGCGAGGTGAGCGGCGCCCTGGGCGTCATGCTCGAGCGGCTTGCCGAGACCACCGAGAAGAACCTCGAGATCGAGCGCAAGGTGCGCGGCGCGCTCACCTACCCGGCGATCCTCGCGGTGACCCTCACCCTGGTGGTCGGGGTCATGATGACCTTCGTGGTGCCCACCTTCGAGGGCCTGTACCAGAAGGCCCACAACAAGCTGCCCCTGCCCACGCAGATCCTGCTCGGGATCAGCCACGGCCTGCGCGACCACGGCGGCCTGATCGCCCTCTTTGTCGTTTTCCTCGGGATCGCGCTGGCCTGGTTCAGCCGGACCGAGGTCGGCGGCCTTGCGCTTGATCGGCTCTGGCTGCGCCTGCCGGTGATCGGGCGGCTCATCGTCGAGCAGAGCGCCAACACTTTTACCCGGGCCTTCGCGACCGTGTACGGGGCAGGCGTCCCCATCGTCAGCGCGCTCGAGAACTGCCGGCGCATCGTCGGGAACAGGGCCATCAACGACGTGATCGCCCAGGCCGAGGAGGGGGTCAAGGCGGGCAACAGCCTCTCGTCTGGCCTGATCGGAACGCCCTACTTCCCGCGGGTGCTGGCCCAGATGATCGCCGTGGGCGAGTCCTCCGGCCAGATCGAGGAGCTCGCGAGCAAGGGGGTCTCCTTCTCGGACAAGGAGATCGACTTCAAGATCAAGCAGCTGACCGCCATGATGGAGCCCGCCATGACGGTCGTGATGGGGCTCGTCGTGGGCTTCATCGCGCTCGCGCTCTACCTGCCCATGTTCGACATGCCGAGCCTGCTCAAGGGCTAA
- a CDS encoding GspE/PulE family protein codes for MDVSRPRSLPSIGRKLGELLVEAGLVETGQIDRALQESRQTGEPLGKILLKRALITEDQLGHMLSAQAGTDYVQIGEREFNPDLLDLFPQDFLSRHKVLPLRIHDGSLYVAMVHPNDVDTLDEIRFITGLRPKPLVTTSKEFDDAYQALVRSVQGQVSEAIASIRMEHREESQTSAQQRLADELAVEDQPVVRLLNSIFHDAVGRGASDVHIESREKVVRVRHRIDGVLVDATDIPKDLEALTMSRLKIMGSMDIAEKRRPQDGRSRISVGGRHYDMRINVMPNIWGEKAVVRILRPAMLVGGLDNLGLYPGLHAQLKAMIDSPYGIVLVTGPTGSGKTTTLYSALYELNSPDRNLLTVEDPVEFPMEGICQTQANPKAGLSFADALRAMLRQDPDVIMVGEIRDQETLNASVFAALTGHLVLSTIHTNDAASTPSRMMEMGLPAYLLTSALRGIVAQRLVRKLCAHCREAYTPEPASVPEPLRRGAIYRSRGCSRCQHTGFAGRVGIFEILPMTHAVQELINQGAPAYRIQEAARRDGMEGLAEDALRKVYDGTTTPTEVARALGARWTETLCQPSSTAPSI; via the coding sequence ATGGATGTTTCCAGGCCCCGATCCCTTCCGAGCATCGGGCGCAAGCTGGGCGAGTTGCTCGTGGAGGCCGGCCTCGTCGAGACCGGCCAGATCGACCGCGCCCTCCAGGAGAGCCGTCAGACCGGCGAGCCGCTCGGCAAGATCCTGCTCAAGCGCGCCCTTATCACCGAGGATCAGCTGGGCCACATGCTCAGCGCCCAGGCGGGCACCGACTACGTCCAGATCGGCGAGCGCGAGTTCAACCCCGACCTGCTCGATCTCTTCCCGCAGGACTTCCTCTCGCGCCACAAGGTGCTGCCCCTGCGCATCCATGACGGCAGCCTGTACGTGGCCATGGTCCACCCCAACGACGTGGACACCCTGGACGAGATCCGCTTCATCACCGGCCTGAGGCCCAAGCCGCTCGTCACGACCAGCAAGGAGTTCGACGACGCGTACCAGGCGCTGGTCCGCAGCGTGCAGGGCCAGGTGTCCGAGGCGATCGCCTCGATCCGCATGGAGCACCGCGAGGAGAGCCAGACCTCGGCCCAGCAGCGCCTGGCCGACGAGCTCGCGGTCGAGGACCAGCCCGTCGTTCGCCTGCTCAACTCCATCTTCCACGACGCGGTCGGCCGCGGCGCGAGCGACGTCCACATCGAGTCGCGCGAGAAGGTGGTGCGGGTCCGGCACCGGATCGACGGGGTCCTGGTGGACGCCACCGACATCCCCAAGGACCTCGAGGCCCTCACCATGTCGCGCCTCAAGATCATGGGCAGCATGGACATCGCCGAGAAGCGGCGCCCCCAGGACGGGCGCAGCCGCATCTCGGTAGGCGGTCGCCACTACGACATGCGCATCAACGTCATGCCCAACATCTGGGGCGAGAAGGCGGTCGTCCGGATCCTGCGGCCGGCCATGCTGGTGGGGGGCCTGGACAACCTCGGGCTCTACCCCGGCCTGCACGCCCAGCTCAAGGCCATGATCGACTCCCCCTACGGCATCGTGCTGGTCACGGGCCCCACCGGATCGGGCAAGACCACCACCCTCTACTCGGCTCTCTACGAGCTCAACTCGCCCGATCGCAACCTATTAACCGTCGAGGATCCGGTCGAGTTCCCCATGGAGGGGATCTGCCAGACCCAAGCGAACCCCAAGGCGGGTCTCTCCTTCGCCGACGCCCTGCGCGCCATGCTCCGGCAGGACCCGGACGTGATCATGGTCGGCGAGATCCGCGACCAGGAGACCCTCAACGCCTCGGTCTTCGCCGCGCTCACGGGCCACCTGGTGCTCTCGACGATCCACACCAACGACGCGGCGAGCACGCCGAGCCGCATGATGGAAATGGGCCTGCCCGCCTACCTCCTCACCTCGGCCCTGCGCGGCATCGTCGCCCAGCGCCTGGTGCGCAAGCTCTGCGCCCACTGCCGCGAGGCCTACACCCCCGAACCCGCCTCGGTCCCCGAGCCGCTGCGCCGGGGCGCCATATACCGCAGCCGCGGCTGCTCGCGCTGCCAGCACACCGGGTTCGCCGGCCGGGTCGGCATCTTCGAGATCCTGCCCATGACCCACGCGGTCCAGGAGCTCATCAACCAGGGGGCTCCGGCCTACCGCATCCAGGAGGCCGCCCGGCGCGACGGCATGGAGGGGCTCGCCGAGGACGCCCTGCGCAAGGTCTACGACGGCACCACCACCCCGACCGAGGTCGCACGCGCGCTGGGCGCGCGCTGGACGGAGACCCTATGCCAACCTTCCTCTACCGCGCCGTCGATCTAG
- a CDS encoding PilN domain-containing protein: MLFKSTKRHVLVIAPEGVALRAVTGGAEAYCPLPPGALGPAEASAYAHFVLGDPRALQEAIQEAVRRVGGVKQAHVALDGPIMRVLSLPLPYLPERDALRLAVQSEAERYRVFGGAELSLDFAVLNQEPEHLSLVFAALRRDFVDAIRAICAEAGIEVTSVEPLALALMRGVTDAPGLAQAEVPRAMLCAMGHGLDVAVWHEGRLSHWRSIYLDVAALRRGEGAVLDDALVEFQRTMIDVGARDWLLVNVPEPLAQVLSERRDLNVVARPMRGAGLYLEALDGAALYAPGAFPVALDLGPERVVTRRTFDNRQWGGILVAAALLGIGLGISIYLDARMRDQSLALSAVQDQTQQLQTEIAARSTASGGEAVLASAFQASVESTRLFGALRDLIPADAWLSETRMEPGKPLTLVGYAVSRTSPVAFAEALGRLDTLTSVTVPEIIQEEREGVSVYRFTITAMRRQTPGGARVE, translated from the coding sequence ATGCTCTTCAAGTCAACCAAACGCCATGTCCTGGTGATCGCGCCCGAGGGGGTCGCCCTGCGCGCGGTGACCGGGGGCGCCGAGGCCTATTGCCCCCTGCCTCCCGGCGCCCTGGGCCCGGCCGAGGCCTCTGCCTACGCCCACTTCGTCCTGGGCGATCCCCGGGCGCTGCAAGAGGCCATCCAGGAGGCGGTGCGTCGGGTCGGGGGCGTCAAGCAGGCCCATGTCGCGCTGGACGGCCCCATCATGCGGGTCCTGTCCCTCCCCTTGCCGTATCTTCCCGAGCGCGACGCGCTGAGGCTCGCGGTCCAGAGCGAGGCCGAGCGCTACCGGGTCTTCGGGGGGGCGGAGCTTTCGCTCGACTTCGCGGTCCTGAACCAGGAGCCCGAGCACCTTTCGCTGGTCTTCGCGGCCCTGCGGCGCGATTTCGTCGATGCGATCCGCGCGATCTGCGCCGAGGCCGGGATCGAGGTCACCAGCGTGGAGCCGCTCGCGCTCGCGCTCATGCGTGGCGTCACCGACGCGCCGGGCCTCGCTCAGGCCGAGGTCCCTCGGGCCATGCTGTGCGCCATGGGGCACGGCCTCGACGTGGCCGTGTGGCATGAGGGCCGCCTCAGCCACTGGCGAAGCATCTACCTGGACGTGGCGGCCCTGCGGCGCGGCGAGGGCGCGGTGCTGGACGATGCCCTCGTGGAGTTCCAGCGGACCATGATCGACGTGGGCGCGCGCGACTGGTTGCTGGTGAACGTCCCGGAGCCGCTCGCGCAGGTCCTGAGCGAGCGGCGCGATCTGAACGTCGTGGCGCGGCCCATGCGCGGGGCCGGCCTTTATCTCGAGGCTCTCGACGGGGCCGCGCTCTACGCCCCCGGCGCCTTTCCCGTCGCCCTCGACCTGGGCCCCGAGCGGGTGGTCACCAGGCGCACCTTCGACAACCGGCAATGGGGGGGCATCCTCGTGGCGGCGGCCCTGCTCGGGATCGGCCTCGGGATCAGCATCTACCTGGATGCCCGGATGCGCGACCAGAGCCTCGCGCTCAGCGCGGTCCAGGATCAAACGCAGCAGCTGCAGACGGAGATCGCCGCGCGCTCAACGGCAAGCGGCGGTGAGGCGGTTCTGGCAAGCGCCTTTCAGGCGTCGGTCGAGTCGACGCGCCTTTTCGGCGCGCTGCGGGATCTCATTCCGGCCGACGCGTGGCTCAGCGAGACCCGGATGGAGCCCGGAAAGCCCCTCACCCTGGTCGGTTACGCCGTGTCCCGCACCTCCCCCGTCGCCTTCGCCGAGGCCCTGGGGCGCCTCGACACCCTCACCTCGGTGACCGTCCCCGAGATCATCCAGGAAGAGCGAGAAGGGGTAAGCGTCTACCGCTTCACCATCACCGCCATGCGCCGCCAGACGCCAGGAGGTGCCCGTGTCGAGTAA
- a CDS encoding cyclic nucleotide-binding domain-containing protein yields the protein MSQSLQDLAVLQPEGWSAMLALGEHRTFAPQSVIFSDREPGWHLYVVRSGLVEILKETAPGIELRLAILEAGAVFGEGALFEDSHRSATTRAFKEVEVIQISVTALRDFLASHPAFALDFYRLLCGRLHRIMADLDADLKTLHRRLTNSQS from the coding sequence GTGTCCCAATCGCTGCAAGACCTCGCCGTGCTGCAACCCGAGGGCTGGAGCGCCATGCTGGCCCTCGGCGAGCATCGTACCTTCGCGCCTCAAAGCGTCATCTTCTCCGACCGGGAGCCGGGGTGGCACCTCTACGTGGTGCGATCCGGCCTGGTCGAGATCCTGAAGGAGACGGCGCCCGGCATCGAGCTGCGCCTGGCGATCCTCGAGGCGGGAGCCGTCTTCGGCGAGGGGGCCCTGTTCGAGGACAGCCACCGCTCGGCCACCACCCGCGCCTTCAAGGAGGTCGAGGTGATCCAGATCTCGGTCACGGCCTTGCGGGACTTCCTCGCCTCGCACCCCGCCTTCGCGCTTGATTTCTACCGGCTGCTCTGCGGCCGGCTGCACCGCATCATGGCGGACCTCGACGCCGACCTCAAGACCCTTCACCGGCGCCTCACGAACAGCCAGTCGTAA
- a CDS encoding YjfB family protein produces the protein MSSPVSNSTIAAASTPGGAARYVGVSVLKKQMDFNEQQNAQLLSSIPQAPRPGGSQIDLYV, from the coding sequence ATGAGCAGTCCCGTCTCGAATTCCACGATCGCAGCCGCGAGCACCCCCGGCGGTGCGGCGCGGTATGTTGGGGTGTCGGTGCTGAAGAAGCAAATGGACTTCAACGAGCAGCAGAACGCTCAGTTGCTCTCGAGCATCCCCCAGGCCCCCAGGCCGGGTGGAAGCCAGATCGACCTTTACGTCTAG
- the hflX gene encoding GTPase HflX, producing the protein MNQADYLLKKSNRGAAIAPQEMRTAIIVGVVRDSRRREELDEHLDELALLADTAGFRIVQRVIQERKAIDPATYIGSGKVDEIATMVAALEVDAVIFDDELSPAQGRNLEAAIEKPVTDRTGIILDIFAQRARTKEAKTQVELARLQYLLPRLTGMWSHFTRQRGGGVNMKGEGESQIELDRRMTKTRIAELRRDLEEIGKQAEHRRKGRTEAYKVSLVGYTNAGKSTLMNALTEAGVLAEDRLFATLDAAMRSLTLPSDDSVLLTDTVGFIRKLPPNLVASFRSTLDEINDADLLLHVVDASHRVFEDQILATNEVLAELGAGEKPMVMVFNKVDRLEGTGLRARLSQLYPDSIAIAAKTGEGLDGLLSLVQRRFEADRRELHLRLSPMQHKAVALLHQRARVLDTRYDDDGFTLMRVLISPKDLGQVQAEAGHLIEALS; encoded by the coding sequence TTGAATCAGGCAGATTATCTCCTCAAGAAATCCAACCGCGGCGCGGCCATCGCCCCGCAAGAGATGCGCACGGCCATCATCGTGGGCGTGGTGCGCGACTCGCGCAGGCGCGAAGAGCTGGACGAGCATCTGGACGAGCTCGCCCTCCTGGCGGACACGGCGGGCTTCAGGATCGTCCAGCGCGTGATCCAGGAGCGCAAGGCGATCGACCCTGCGACCTACATCGGCAGCGGCAAGGTGGACGAGATCGCCACCATGGTCGCCGCGCTCGAGGTGGATGCCGTCATCTTCGACGACGAGCTGTCCCCGGCCCAGGGCCGCAACCTCGAGGCCGCCATCGAGAAGCCGGTGACCGACCGCACGGGCATCATCCTCGACATCTTCGCCCAGCGGGCCCGCACCAAGGAGGCCAAGACCCAGGTCGAGCTGGCGCGCCTCCAGTACCTGTTGCCGCGCCTGACCGGCATGTGGAGCCACTTCACCCGGCAGCGGGGCGGCGGCGTCAACATGAAGGGCGAGGGCGAGTCCCAGATCGAGCTCGACCGCCGGATGACCAAGACCCGCATCGCCGAGCTGCGGCGCGACCTGGAGGAGATCGGCAAGCAGGCCGAGCACCGCCGCAAGGGCCGCACCGAGGCCTACAAGGTCTCTCTGGTCGGCTACACCAACGCGGGCAAGTCCACCCTCATGAACGCCCTCACCGAGGCGGGGGTGCTCGCCGAGGACCGGCTCTTCGCGACGCTGGATGCGGCCATGCGATCCCTGACCCTGCCTTCGGACGACTCGGTGCTCCTGACCGACACGGTCGGCTTCATCCGGAAGCTGCCCCCTAACCTGGTGGCCTCCTTCCGCTCGACCCTGGACGAGATCAACGACGCGGACCTGCTGCTCCACGTGGTGGATGCCTCGCACCGCGTGTTCGAGGACCAGATCCTGGCGACCAACGAGGTCCTCGCGGAGCTCGGCGCGGGCGAGAAGCCCATGGTGATGGTCTTCAACAAGGTGGATCGGCTCGAGGGCACGGGCCTGCGCGCGCGCCTTTCGCAGCTTTACCCCGATTCGATCGCGATCGCCGCCAAGACCGGAGAGGGGCTCGACGGCCTCCTGAGCCTGGTGCAGCGGCGCTTCGAGGCTGACCGGCGCGAGCTGCACCTGCGCCTTTCGCCGATGCAGCACAAGGCGGTCGCCCTCCTTCACCAGCGCGCCCGCGTCCTGGACACCCGGTACGATGACGATGGGTTCACCCTGATGCGCGTCCTGATCTCGCCCAAGGACCTGGGCCAGGTCCAGGCGGAGGCCGGGCACCTCATCGAAGCGCTGAGCTGA
- a CDS encoding YihY/virulence factor BrkB family protein: protein MASWQKALAKGRAIATGAALFFREVAIASARDRINLLGAALAYYGIFSIGPLVYLVVNIAGLVYGVELAERQALEQVRTYAGAPAAETLASLLHATHLSGGASVAAWVSGASLVAGAAGMFALIHDALNIIWEVTPLKGGRPLARAIRTLEKYLLAVVAIVVVGLLLLASIVLGTLMEAFHVPLDLALPGGVGLWLSLNEALSLGIVTVAFALMFRHVPDTVVSWRHAWLGASTTTLLFGLGKYALSFYLARSNAGALYGAAGSILALLVWIFYSAESLFVGAEFAKVMARREGPP from the coding sequence ATGGCAAGCTGGCAGAAGGCCCTCGCCAAGGGGAGGGCGATCGCGACCGGGGCTGCGCTCTTTTTCCGAGAAGTCGCGATCGCAAGCGCTCGCGACCGGATCAACCTGCTGGGGGCCGCTCTGGCCTACTACGGCATCTTCTCGATCGGCCCGCTCGTCTATCTCGTCGTCAACATCGCGGGCCTCGTCTACGGGGTGGAGCTGGCCGAGCGCCAAGCTCTCGAACAGGTGAGGACCTACGCGGGCGCGCCCGCCGCCGAGACTCTGGCCTCGTTGCTCCACGCCACTCACCTCTCGGGCGGGGCCAGCGTCGCCGCCTGGGTCAGCGGGGCCTCCCTCGTGGCCGGGGCTGCGGGCATGTTCGCCCTCATCCATGACGCGCTCAACATCATCTGGGAGGTCACTCCCCTCAAGGGGGGAAGGCCCCTCGCCAGAGCAATCCGGACGCTGGAGAAGTACCTCCTGGCCGTGGTCGCGATCGTGGTGGTCGGGCTGTTGTTGCTGGCTTCGATCGTCCTCGGGACCCTCATGGAGGCGTTTCACGTCCCGCTCGACCTCGCCCTCCCGGGTGGAGTCGGGCTCTGGCTCTCCCTCAACGAGGCGCTTTCGCTCGGCATCGTCACGGTGGCCTTCGCCCTCATGTTCCGTCACGTGCCCGATACGGTCGTCAGCTGGCGCCACGCCTGGCTGGGCGCCAGCACGACCACCCTGCTCTTCGGGCTCGGCAAGTACGCCCTCAGCTTCTACCTGGCGCGCAGCAACGCGGGGGCGCTCTACGGGGCGGCGGGCTCCATCCTGGCGCTGCTGGTGTGGATCTTCTACTCCGCCGAGAGCCTCTTCGTCGGAGCCGAGTTCGCCAAGGTGATGGCAAGAAGGGAGGGCCCGCCGTGA
- a CDS encoding MetQ/NlpA family ABC transporter substrate-binding protein, which produces MKTLLKTLVASSLGWLLIAHAAQAAPSKKEIVIGTSVGDFGDMARFSIKPQLEKRGYKVRVVEFTDYVRPNLALAEGALDVNVFQHKPYLDGFVRERGLSLSGAFQVPTAPLGLYAGRQKALASAKQGTTVAVPNDPTNMARALVLLKDLGWLKLKPGIDPLRASLHDIAENPKRVRLVQLEAAQLPRSRADVDFSVINGNYATSSGIRLTEALYQEKSDAYVNWGAIRSADRSQPWVKDVIAAYRSPAFQGWARQKFAGYKFPSDWDQRAARK; this is translated from the coding sequence GTGAAGACCCTGCTCAAGACCCTCGTCGCTTCGAGCCTCGGATGGCTGCTGATCGCCCACGCCGCCCAGGCGGCCCCCAGCAAGAAGGAAATCGTCATCGGCACCAGCGTGGGCGACTTCGGGGACATGGCGCGCTTCTCGATCAAGCCGCAGCTCGAAAAGCGAGGCTACAAGGTGCGCGTGGTCGAGTTCACCGACTACGTCCGGCCGAACCTCGCCCTCGCCGAGGGGGCGCTGGACGTCAACGTCTTCCAGCACAAGCCCTATCTGGACGGCTTCGTTCGCGAGCGAGGCCTTTCGCTCTCGGGGGCCTTCCAGGTCCCGACCGCGCCCCTCGGGCTGTACGCGGGACGCCAGAAAGCGCTCGCTTCGGCCAAGCAAGGCACCACCGTGGCCGTGCCGAACGACCCGACCAACATGGCGCGGGCGCTGGTCCTGCTGAAGGATCTCGGCTGGCTGAAGCTGAAGCCCGGGATCGATCCCCTCCGGGCCTCCCTGCACGACATCGCCGAGAACCCGAAGCGGGTGCGGCTCGTCCAGCTCGAGGCCGCCCAGCTGCCGCGCTCGCGCGCCGACGTGGACTTTTCCGTCATCAACGGAAACTACGCGACCAGCTCCGGCATCCGCCTGACCGAGGCGCTCTACCAGGAGAAGAGCGACGCCTACGTGAACTGGGGGGCCATCCGGAGCGCCGATCGCTCCCAGCCCTGGGTCAAGGACGTGATCGCCGCCTATCGCTCGCCCGCCTTCCAGGGCTGGGCCCGGCAAAAGTTCGCAGGCTACAAGTTCCCCAGCGACTGGGATCAAAGGGCGGCTCGCAAATAA